The Dethiosulfovibrio salsuginis nucleotide sequence ATGGTCAAATCACGCAGACTCTTGGCATCCATGGCTTACTCACCACCCAAACCTTCCCGAGCTACAAGCCTCACCTTGATGGGAAGCTTGTAAGAGGCCGTTCTGAAGGCCCTCTCGACTGTCTCGCGGGGAACTCCCGCTACTTCAAACATGATCCTGCCTCTTTTTACCGGAGATACCCAGAACTCAGGGGATCCTTTTCCCTTACCCATACGGGTCTCAAGAGGCTTCTTCGTGAAGGCCACGTCGGGAAATATCCTTATCCAGACCTTGCCGCCTTTACGAAGCTTTCTGGTTATGGCCACACGGGTGGCCTCTATCTGACGAGCGGTGATGTAGCCGCACTCAAGAGCCTGAAGCCCGAAATCACCGAAGGCTACGTAAGCTCCGCCCTTAGTGTCACCGGTAAGCTTCTCCCTGTGAGGTTTGCGCCATTTTGTGCGCTTTGGCATCAACATCAGCTACGCCCCCCTTCTCTGCGGCCCTTTCTGGGCTGACGAGGCGCAGGGGTGTTGATGGCCTTCTCGTCCCTGTAGATCCAGACCTTTACGCCGATTACTCCGTACATGGTCTTGGCCTCGGCCA carries:
- the rplP gene encoding 50S ribosomal protein L16, which gives rise to MLMPKRTKWRKPHREKLTGDTKGGAYVAFGDFGLQALECGYITARQIEATRVAITRKLRKGGKVWIRIFPDVAFTKKPLETRMGKGKGSPEFWVSPVKRGRIMFEVAGVPRETVERAFRTASYKLPIKVRLVAREGLGGE